GATATGGTTCCTTCTCTTAGGCAGCAGATCTGAGGGGAAGTGCAAAACAGAGGTAGGGGCTCAGAGATCCAGTAAAAGCAGAAATGGAAGAAAGTTGCACcggaaaagaaagggaaaggacCATCTCAGATCCTGAAGTGGAAGGCAGAGAGTGGGAGAATTGGACAACTTGGCTATAGAGGAAAACTGGAAACATTTTGCTTGCTCCATTCCTGACTCCATTCCCACACGTTCCTGATCAATGCCATATGAACAGTTTGAGACAGTCTTTGTTCCAACCCCTGTCAGGCTTGTGTTTACAGTTCACATAGGAAGTTCCAGGATCCCCGTTACCATCAGCTTTAGGAACACAGATTACAGAAAGAGCTCCAGTTTTATAAAAACTTCCTCCCCAAAGACACTACCACTTCAGACTGGATTTTAACAAGTTCTCTTTTGGGTATGAAAATTTCTAGGTGAAAAATGTTGCTTTACGAAACTATGATGCAAGTTTTGAAAAACACTCCCTTTGGCCCGTACGGGGCTCGAACCCGCGACCTTGGCGTTATTAGCACCACGCTCTAACCAGCTGAGCTAACCGGCCATCTGGACACAAAAATGGTTCTGTATGAAAATTAATGATTAGAGAGCTCTTGAAATTTAAAGATGGGTGAAATTACTTTGAGAGGcttggaaaaaatatgaaaacttaATCACTGATTATTTCGTGAGGTAAAAACCAATCCGCAGTACTGCCCGTACTTAGGGTCAAGTCCAGGCGAAAATGTGGGGAACAAGATCGTAAAAGTCCAGGGGCTCAACCGGAAATGGAAAACACCACTTCATTGTCATTGGTAGACTCCTGGAGAGATGATGGATCGAACCTCGGGAAATCATGGGCGGTGGATACTTGAGAGTTAGAAACTCTTCGCAAAAGCAGACGCAGCTACCGAGGCACCGCTGGGAGTCGAACCCAGGATCTCCTGTTTACTAGACAGGCGCTTTAACCAACTAAGCCACAGCGCCTACAGTGGATACTTTGCACCTTCTTTCCTTGGCCAGATCAGCTCTAGGGGTCGTATGTCTCCTTCCTAACCAATTTTTGGTTCTACTGGAAAATACTCAAGTCACAGGTAATAGTAAACGAAGGAACGACACGGAAACTGATTCAGGATATACTAAACGTGGGAAGCTTGTTTTAGAGTTACAAAACTGGACACAGACCTCAATTACTAATCGACGAGGATGGGATTCGAACCCACGCGTGCAGAGCACAATGGATTAGCAGTCCATCGCCTTAACCACTCGGCCACCTCGTCTACGCAAAACAAGTCTGTAGTATTCTCTCTGGGTCCTTAACTCTCTCTCGTGCTGCTATGATTCACCCACGTCGAGCATGTTTCGAAGATCCTGCGCAGACATCACGAAGTAGACTCTCAAGGGGGCTGACCGACCTAGAAAGATTTCCATCTGCGCAAGCGCGTGACCCTCCTCCCTCTGGACTGAACGATTGCTAGTGTGCACCACTCCTCAGGAGCCCCTCTACGGCCCAGATTCACCTGAATCTACCGCAAAAGCTATCACGCCATCGTTGGACTCGTGACTAACACCAGGAACCCTCACTTTCAGTGCCTCAGAGATGCCTGTTCCCTGACCCGAACGCTGAGGATAGTgttgagaataaaaaatatatagataaaagTAAGCAGCTGTAGAGAAAACGAGCTGACCCCGACGTGATTTGAACACGCAACCTTCTGATCTGGAGTCAGACGCGCTACCGTTGCGCCACGAGGTCGGCCGACCGCGAGCCTGGACATGTCTCTGAATGGCCACTTGGTTGCTAGGCGACCAGGGTCCTGGCGATCAAGGTTTGAGTCTTTTGGCCTTCTTGAACTTCGAAAAATCCCGCAGTTTGGTGCATGCGCTCTCCCACTTGCCTCAAGGGATTTGCAGGGGCCGCTGCAACCCGCAGGGCAGCGGCTTTAAGAGCCTTTGGCTCAGTGGTCCCTCCAACCTCGACCCCGGTGTCCAGCCGACGACCATGTGGCCATGAGCTGGTAGTTACCTACGGGACCCAGAGCTCACAGCCGGACGGGGACGGACTTGTGCACTAACAGATGGAAGGACGGATAACAGGTCGAAAGTGATGGAGCCAGGTGAGAGCCCGGGGCACCTCAAGGGGTGAGATTAGCTCCTCCAGCTAATAAGCTAATAAACTCCACCCTAGCTTCACATTATGGTCCTTCGGGGCTTTGCAGATAGCCCTGGGTTCAaagattatgatttttaaaaaccagcgTAAACTACATCCAATGAAATACATAGATCTTAAGTGTATGTTTCAATGAGTTTTGAGAAATGCAACCTACAGCCCTTTCAAGATATAGGACATTTCATCTTCCCAAAAAATTCTTTATGCCGCTTCCCAATCGATCCCTTCCACTCCCTTTCCAGAGGCACCCACTGTTCTGATATCGATCACTATaaacatcagtattttttttaaagctccccagatgAGACAGAGTGGGAGCTTCTAAAGAGGGATACCATAAGCTGGCAGAGACTCGCATTTGACGAGTTCAGCAGGCCGATATGGAGATCatgctgtctctctctccatccctttcAAGCCATATGTCTGCACATTCTACGCTGTGGCTCTCCTGAAAGTTATCAGGGACCACAGACATGTCAAAGCCCGCCAAGGCACCGAGGCTTCTCAGGCCTACCCTTAACTGACTCAAGGCAACGTCTTTAAGAGCCTTTTTCTCCCTTGGTTGTCAGGCCTTTCATCTGCTGGCCTTCCTCTAGCTCCCACCCTCCAACCTCAGGCTCTTTCTGTGTCCTTTTCCCTCAGAGTTCTATCTTCTCTCCTCAGGCTACGCACCTGTCCTGGAGTTGGCCCTCACCTGTGTGCTGAGGGCTCCTAAATCTCACTTCCACCTCTGGACTCAGAAGTCCCCTGCCTGCTGGACACCTTCACCTGACCCTGTCATCCTTCCTTTCTAGTCCCGGTGAGTGGCCACGCTAAGGCTGGGGACTCATCTTGActgttctctctccctcactttccATTTCCAGTTACCAAGTCCTGTCAGTTCCATTTCCATAATTCTCCTGTCAGTCCTCATTCCCCATTCCCATTGCCATCCCCCCAGTCTCTCTCACTGGATTTTTGTAACACACTCCTCTCTTATCTCTCTGCCTCCAGAATAGTCAAAGagaattatcttttttaaaatgcaaacatgATTCCAGCATGATGTGGCTTAAAATCAGTGCCCCATCACCTTTGGGATTAAGTCTTAATTTATTGGTTGGGCCCCTAAAGTCAAGTGCCCTTTAAGCATGTGGGTTCTGGAAATTGCCAGGGTTCACATACAAACTTTGCTACTTACTAGTTGTGTAACTTGGGCTAGTTATTGAAACTCCCCATGTCTCGATGTTCCCATATTTAAAAGAGTAAAAATTATAATAGACAACTATTAGTTTACTTACTACATACTATAGATAAAGTGCTCAGGGCCTGATTGGTGGTAATCACTTAATTATTATAGTGCTATTAATATCTAGTCTTTGCGTGATTCTTTAGCCCTACCTTCTCATCTCCCCTGTGACAACCATGTTGACTCATTTACAGTTGCCTAAACTCATCTTGGTGCCACTGTCCCTGGTATTGCCTGATGGTCTTCCCAATCCTTCCTACCTGGCTGACCCCTACGTACCCCTCAAGAAACAATTGGGAAGCTCCCTCCTCCCCATTTCTACCCCcatctggaggaggaggaggcccttCCTTTGTCTCTTCCAAGATAAAACTTAAAATACTACCTTTTActtgtttcattgattgtttTCCTCACTACACTGCGTTACTCAAGAGTAGGAAATATGTATTCCTTGCACCCAGTACAATTTCTGGAATATAGTGTATATTCAGTAAGCACTTGTGAAATTAATCAGGGATAGCTTTAGCAAAAGCCCTAGAGTGGGCAAAAGCATGCCTTGTAGAGGAAGGAGACATTTCAGTAACTGAAAAGCATGGAGTCAGGTGGAAAATTTTGCTAGAAAGGGAACTTGGGTCGATGAATATAGTACCAGGGAGCAAGGACTTGATCtctaggctcagagaggttctACAGCAGGTGTGAAGTATGATTAATCCAATGTCATCATCCAGAGTGCTCTGATGTTTAAATCTCCtccattcatcccaccagtttccaAATTTTAGAAACCACTATTTAGTCTATCCAAAGCTGCATTGTTTAATATGCTAGCTGCTAAGGTGGCTATTCCATAAGGGGCTATTCaaactaaattaatttttataattcagttcttcagtcccgctagccacatttcaagtgttcagtagcCACATGGAGCTAgttggctaccatattggacagagCCCAAATGAAATATTTCCATCATCATAGAAAATTCTATTGGACAGGGGTTCTGAGCTAGAGGATGGAAGCTGGTGGCCTGAGGCCTGTGTGCTGTTGGCGTCaggattgttttttttccttctcatttttaagTTGGATGCTAACATTTATAATTGGAATAAGAATCTGGATTTCTGGCCTCTTTTataactaaaacaaaaacaaaaaaaaatacccaggaatCTAGCAACACTGGACCCTCACTCCCTCAAGACAATTACCTGAAGCTGAGTAGTTGTTGCACGTCTCCTCACTACATCCCCCTAACTCCTACACAGACTTTAGAATGGACTTGGGTTCTCCTGggctttgttttgatttttcccCTGTCCTCAAGGAACTTAGTTTATTTGTTGCATTCATTTGCTGTGTTCTAGTGGGAGAGACATAGTAAATGAACAAAGTAACGAATCAAATTATTACAGACCATAATAAGGACTAGTAAGAGGCAAGGGACTATGGTGATTAAGAGCTCAGATTCTCAAGTCAACCTGGGTTTGAAAGCCTAGTTTGATCAACTACAGGATCTGTGCCCTCAGACAGTAAATgtgtttctctgtgcctcagtttccttatgtgtctaaataccactgaactgaattgtgtactttaaaatggttaattttatgttgtgtgaATTTCACATAGAAAAGAAACAACTCAGGAGGCAACTTGAAGAGGCTCCCAGGGGCCTAAACTTgagacaatttgagcatcaaaaggAATAGCAACTGCAGTGGTAGGAGAAgcacaaaaaatgttaaaattcacGAGTTCACAATACTAAAAACAATTCATTAATCATTTTTGGAGGATGCTAGGAACCAACTCATTATTCGGAAAACTGGTAAATCATGGGGAAGAAAATCACACAATTATCCATACTTTCCTGTATGACCTTATAGCTCATGGTAAACAACTGGTTGATGAGGGTACAAGAATCCCAGGCGATAAATGCATAAAGACTGATAGAATTAGGATATCCCCATTTTGCAACCCCTCATGAAATAATAGAGCTAGGCAGTGATGATCACTTAAACCGGTAAATGACCATCTGGTGGGGCACTTCATAGATTAACTCAGTCTGACTACACCTGAGCCCACAGCTCAGCtttaacaccagaaaaagagagacaaacaGGCATTGTGGGCCTCTTGGTGTGATGGAGTAAAAAGTTCAAGCCACCATCCATGATGTATTTTTACCAGAAAATTGAATGTGAGACTGATTCACTAGATCTAACAACCAGTTTATAGGGAACACAGGGCACAGAGGAATGTATTAAATGACACACCAGAAATACAGCCCACAAACGGCCCAGAGACCTCAAAATATACGTTGCAAGAAAGTTAAAcaaggaggaggggagagggaggaggaACAATTTAAGATTAAAAGACACGTTAACTAAGTACAATGCTGTGTGGATCCTGTGATTTATTTGCATCCTGATTCAAACAAACAGTTTTATAgatttatatctatatctatgtctatatctacatctatatctatatctatatctatactaTAGAGATTGGGCAATTTGAACAATTTGGTGATGGCTAGGTTTTGCTTTGCTTCAAAATAACTTAGTGGCGCTGGGAGGGACAGTATATTCGAAACAAGGTTGGCCACATGTTGGTAACAAAGCAGAATGGTCTTCAAAGGGATTCATTAtacacttttctttatttttacataCGTTTGAACTTTTCCAtgataaaatttgtttttctaagtTCTTTATGACCAGTCCAAATGTTAGGACATGTGGGTTCCAGCCCTGAAAGGAGTGCCTACCCCGCCTCCCGCCCCCCCCACTCCCTCAAGGGAAGGGCACCTGGTCACCAGCAGTACCTCCTACGGCCACAGGATGGTTCCAAAACTCACTTTTGTGAGACCTCTGCAGAGCAGGCTTCTGTGAACCAAGGTCGCGGAAAATGACAGGAAAGACCTAAATGTCTGCTTACTGTTTATTAATTCATAATGTGAAATGTGACCAACCACTTCTTACTATCTAGTAGGTCCTGTAGGCAGGAAGCCTATTATAAGTAGAATGCCCCAAACTTCCAGCTGCTGGAACCTAAAATCTAAGTCACCTTTTACTCCTTCCTTTTTCTCACCCATCCACAGCCCCATGTTCAGATTTTATCCTCTAATTATCTCTTGATTCCATCCACTTGGCTCCACTTATTGACTCCACTGGGATCCAATTTCATCCTGTCCTTCCTGGATAACTCCATGGCTTCTTAAGAGCATTCTGCttaaaatttacttatttaagttttaattttcattcttgctatttaaaaaatcattcaaaTTATGTCAACCTTTAAGGATAAACTACGGGGAATTTAAAATAACATGTTTGGAAAACTGAACCACATTTTTAATTGCTAGCATTATGCCTTGTTCTTGGTAGAAtcatctttgtttcttctttttacatCCCAATTATAATCCCTGGCCATAATGACTTCTGCTGTAGTAAATTTATCTCGAAGAAAGTCAAAGGTCTTCCTTAAGAGAATCTTGATTCTTTGTGGCAGTCGATAAATTCTTTTCCAACAATGCCTGAGCTTCACCAATATCCTATTCAAGCATTACATTAGCCCCCAACTGTAGACATACTTTACCTGTAGGAGGAACTGAAGCTTTATAATACAGGTTATCTGCCAGGAAGAATCTGGTCTCCAGTGAATTagtggactttttttttcttctgcatgtATTTTAGAATTTCTAAAGATGGCTTAATTTCAGGAATATGACCTTTTAGCCTCCTTTTCTTTTGAGTAAGGTTAAGTTCCATAAACTTACACTTCTGGTACTGTTCACCCAGCTTCCTGAGTACTGTATCTGCAGTCTTATTCCCAGGCTGTTTCATGAAGGAATCTACATTTTCCACAAATACAGCCCCAGGAATCCCTAGGTGGAGCCACTGCCCATTCCAAGGCCACTGCTCCTAAATCCCTGCCTgaaattttaaaatccattctcCATGTTGCAACCAAAGTCATCACTTAAAATACATATCTGACCATGTTCTTCCCCATGGCTGCAGGACCATATCCCTTGTCTACCCAAGCCACTTCACACCTGACCTCTTCTTCCCCTTCCATTACTAGGCTTCAGACAAGTTAGCTTCCTTTCTGTTTAACAAACATACTGGGCTTGTTTCCACCTAAGGACCTTTGCactttctgtgtgtctgtctggaaTGCCCTTTCCCCAGATCTTTACACCGCCCACTCCTCCTCATTATGTGTTCCAGGAACCTTGGCAAGTCTTGCAAGAGGAAGTCATGGGCTTTCCTCAGTTTCACTCTGCTACAGTACTTCCTTCATTTGTGAACAACCAGACTTAAATCGTCAGTGGGGGAGCTTGGCTCTGAAGGCCTGGGTTTTCATTCCCAAGGGAAAAGGCATGTAAAttacaggcagagggaagaaagcATGAGGAGCCCTTCAATCCTTGCATCCTGTCTGTGTGCTAATGTTTCCATGCTTGCTATGCTATAATTTCCGTGTTTGAGAGTACAGGAAGCTCCCTTTTGTGGTACTTTAAGTGTCATCATTACCATTCACCTTGAGGGTCTAATAGTGATGAGGGTCACCTCATGGGAGAGTAGTTGGGTCCACTGAAGTTGATGGGTTTGCGTGTCCCTCCCCAGAAGACGGAAGtttaaaaatagtttcagaaCTTTGAAGCTGTTCAACAATTTCAACCTTACACACCTGAAAGCTAAGAAACCAGTGTGGGCAATAGTTTTTGCCCAATATTCTTTCGAGTAAAGAATAGATTGCTAAACCTCactctttataaaaataattcctcTGAAAAGTCTTAATGattccaatttttattttatgagtttTAGTGATCCCATTGTCTCCAAAATAAGGAAAGGCTGTACTGTCCTCAAAAAAGGTggttaaaaaaaagggggggtggCTTTATATGAAAATGTTATTATATAGTTTCAATATACAGGAGTTCAACATTTAGGGACCATCAGTCCTAATCACTccttatttttataaagaaatttaaTATTTCAATGATAATATATAAAATCTGAGGGAACCTTTTAACAGCTTATCACttaaaacttttaattaaaaacttttaaattattttttgtttaatttcagaaaagttgcaaaaataatacaaagaattccCATGTGccttcactgagacatttgcttATCATTGTCTATCTACCTctgcagacacacatacacttttTTCCAAACCATTTGAGAGTAAATTGCACACATAATGTCCCTTTACCTATAAACACTTGAGTGTGTATTTTCTAACAAGGGCATTCCCTTCCATAAAGGTAGCAGAATcataaaaaatcaggaaattaacactgaTACAACACTATTATCTAAGCTAGAGACCTTAGCTTAGATGCCAGTTGTTCCACAAATGTCCTTTaagataaaagtttatttttctccctcAAGACCCATTAGGATTACACAGTAAATTTCTCATGTCAAACTTGTCACATCTCTTTagtctctcttcatctggaagAGTTCTTCACTCTTTGTCTTTAATGACTTTGACAAAACCAGCTTTTCACTGTCTCTTGATAGTCTTGAGTTCTTTAGAAAAAGTAAATCCACTTATTACACTGGGGGCCTGGAAGAGAGAAACGGGTTTCCTCTCAATTTTGACCAAGTTTCCTGAAACGAAGTTTAAGAACAGATGAGCCATTTTCAAAGAGCCTATCCTCGATCATGTTAtctattgttttcctttaaaatttttatttatagcaCCTATTACAATGCGAATTTGTCATTTGTTTGCAATCTGTTGTCATCTCTCTGactagaatataaactccaaGGATAGAGACTTCTGTCTTTTGGGCAAGAACAAGAGCCCAGCCCACTATACTAACTGATCAATggttatttgttgaatgaatgaatgaatgaatgaatgaaagaaaaatccgAATTGTCCTTTGGGCTTGTACTCTACACCGGCTTAAAAGAACTGAGATGGTGAATACGGAGAGAGACGATCTGGTAAGCGGGCAGGAGGGTGTGATTTGACTGTGAGCCATGAGCTCAGGCGAAAACATTCCGTTCTGCAGGGATTCCGATGAGACCCAAAGGTCAGTGAAGTCGCTGATACTAAGAGGTCCTTGGACTATAGCTGGGCAAAGTCGGTTGCCCACACCTCAAAGAGATAAGGAAATCCGAGCATAGTCTGCGTCGCCAACCGCTACTTGCCTCTCAGGGACACAGGGTTCCATTCCCTCCCACCGATTTCCACCCCCGTCGTCCACTCCCTTCCCAAAACACGCGTCTCAAACACATCTTAGTTCAAGAAAGCTGTCCGTTTTCTGCATTCTGCAAATCCCTCACCAAACTGAGCAAAGTTGGGGAGTCGGGTCGGCGGGAATCAATCAAGGAAGGTTCCAGTCTGGGGTCCTCGGACAACCAGGGACTCGTGACAATAAGTGAGAGCCGAACAATCTAAGGACATCCACCTCTCCACGTTCGGTTCCTTTCGCCTCCTCCGGCCGAAGGCAGTGGGAAGCTACAGGAATGCGGAGGAGGGAAAAAGAGAGTGCGTCCACGCCTTGGCCATAGAGATGCCCAAGACTGGCGTAGCGGTGACAGCGATTTCTGGGGAGCAACTCTTACTAGGAGGGTCTCTTGGGCAACGTAGCGGACAGCCCCGGGTTAGGGCAGGGAGGTTCCTGTACGGCGGCCCGGCATGGGCAGATTCCGCGGTGTTGGGCCGCGCCACAACCGCACACAGACCGCTCCGCAGCAAGAAACCACTCGGCATCGGGCTCTAGACCGGCGATCCTCAGGAGGACCACTGCGGCTCGAGAATTTACTTCTCTCGCGAGAATATCAGAGATCCGGTCAGCGCTCTCGCTCACGCGGTTGCCAAGGCAACTGGGCGGTTCCTGCGCGAGCGGGAAGGAAGGGTCTGTCGAATTTTTGCCTGCTAGCCTGGGAGACTTGAGGAGTGGCTGTCCCTGATCTGCCAGCCACGAAGACCACGGCCTCTGCTGCAGGTGGTAACCCTGTACCTGGCGGCCATGGGCCGTATCTCAGGGCTCGTACCCTCTCGCTTCCTGACGCTCCTGGCGCATCTGGTGGTCGTCATCACCTTATTCTGGTCCCGGGTAAGACCCCTGGCCACTCTCCTCCCGCTCCCATTCCCACCTTGGGTGGTTCCAGCCCCAGCctgccccacccttccccttccccaggccTTCCCGGTGGGATCCTCCCATACCCCTCTGACTCTAGGCCTGCCTTGCGCCCCGCCCCTCTTTCacttctcttcctctctgcctTGCTTCCCAGGACAGCAACATCCAGGCCTGCCTGCCCCTCACGTTCACCCCCGAGGAGTACGAGAAGCAGGACATTCAGTGAGCACTCGGGACATGGTGGTCACAGTTAAACAGTAGTGGGAGTGGAGGGATCTTAGAAATCCAGAAGGTCTGAGCCAACCCCCCTTCCTCTCTGCAGGCTGGTGGCAGCGCTCTCTGTCACTCTAGGCCTCTTTGCCGTGGAGCTGGCCGGTTTCTTCTCAGGAGTTTCCATGTTCAGCAGCACCCAGAGCCTCATCTGTATCCTTTCTGTCTGTGCGCCTTTTCACAGCGCCCGTTTCCATCACGACTCCCTCCAGCCATCTAACTAGGCCTTTCTGGCACAGTAGCATCTGTCCTAGCTGGCAAACAGAATCTCTCCAGTTGAGAGATCTTTTTGGGCAATATGAACGATTTAATACAATCTCCG
The sequence above is a segment of the Manis pentadactyla isolate mManPen7 chromosome 4, mManPen7.hap1, whole genome shotgun sequence genome. Coding sequences within it:
- the TMEM107 gene encoding transmembrane protein 107 isoform X2; the protein is MGRISGLVPSRFLTLLAHLVVVITLFWSRDSNIQACLPLTFTPEEYEKQDIQLVAALSVTLGLFAVELAGFFSGVSMFSSTQSLISIGAHCSASVALSFFIFDRWECTSYWYIFVFCSS
- the TMEM107 gene encoding transmembrane protein 107 isoform X1; the protein is MGRISGLVPSRFLTLLAHLVVVITLFWSRDSNIQACLPLTFTPEEYEKQDIQLVAALSVTLGLFAVELAGFFSGVSMFSSTQSLISIGAHCSASVALSFFIFDRWECTSYWYIFVFCRYAPSQLSLK
- the TMEM107 gene encoding transmembrane protein 107 isoform X3; amino-acid sequence: MGRISGLVPSRFLTLLAHLVVVITLFWSRDSNIQACLPLTFTPEEYEKQDIQLVAALSVTLGLFAVELAGFFSGVSMFSSTQSLISIGAHCSASVALSFFIFDRWECTSYWYIFVFCSALPAITEIALFVSVFGLKKKPF